The following nucleotide sequence is from Drosophila kikkawai strain 14028-0561.14 chromosome 2L, DkikHiC1v2, whole genome shotgun sequence.
CAGGGCGGGGGCACCTGAAGGagggattttaaaatgtttaaatatataaattttctttactaTTATACTATTTaatagtaatttaattttaattaatttaattaagcttaaaaatacgttacaaaaaaaggttaaaaaaaaattaaaaatccgTGTTACCAGCCCATAAAAAAAGGACTTCGACAACCCTGTCTTTTGATCAGAGCTGGTCACACTCGAACGAACGGCAagcgaaaataattaaataattgtgtAAATCAAACTAAAACTATTGTCCATAGCAGCCCGCGCACATGTTGAGCTTTCTGAGGATTCAAGGCGCTGTGGCGTCGGCGGGACAGCTCCGCATCCTGGCCACCAAAACCGCCAGCAATGTGACATCCAGCCGCCGCTGTGAGTCCACCAAGTCGCCGGCTACAGAGCACTTTGATATAATCATTGGCGGCGGTGGACTTGTGGGAACCACTCTGGCCGCCGCCCTGGCCAGGAATGCCACTTTGGCCGACAAgcgggtgctgctgctggagggaGCTCCTGAGTTCAAAGGATTTGATCCAGCAGGCGCCTACCAGAATCGCGTATCCGCCATCAACAGCAACTCCATCGAGCTGTTCAAGTCCATAGATGCCTGGCCGCACATCGAGGGAGCCCGGTATAAGCCCGTCAAGCAGATGCAGGTGTGGGAGTCCAACACGGAGGCTTTGATACAGTTCCAGCACGACAACTTTGCCAGCGATGTGGCCTGCATCATTGAGAACGATCTCATCCTGGATGCGGTCTATGCGCGCGTTAAGGAGGCTACCAATGTGGAGATCCTGAACAAGGCCAGGATTCAAAGCGTACGCCTGCCCAAGGACAACAGTGCTGCTCTCTCCGAGCTTCAGCTGCAGGACGGACGGAGCTTCTCTTGCGATCTGCTCATCGGAGCGGATGGCGCCAATTCTGTGGTCCGCAAGGAAATGAACGTGGATGTTTTCTCACTGAACTACAACAGAATGGGGCTGGTGGCCACCCTGGAGCTGGGCGAAGACGCCTGCGACAACTCGGTGGCTTGGCAGAGATTCCTGCCCAACGGACCGGTGGCTCTGCTGCCCCTAACCGATCGTCTAAGCTCTCTGGTCTGGAGCACTACGAATGAGCAGGCCAAGAAGTTGCAATCCCTGCCAGCTGATGAATTCGTAGATGCCCTCAACGAAGCCTTCTGCCGGCAGTATCCGCGCGTGGAGCTGGCCGACAAGGCTGTGCAGGCTTTGAACTCCCTGTTCGGCCACAATTCCAGCCAGCACCAAGTGCAGTATCCTCCGAGAGTTATTGGCGTTCAAGACAAATCGCGTGCCACCTTTCCGCTGGGCTTCCTTCATGCCTCCTCCTACGTTTGCAGTGGAGCAGCTCTCGTAGGAGATGCCGCCCATCGAGTGCATCCTTTGGCTGGACAAGGCGTAAATTTGGGATTCAGTGATGTGCGGATTTTGGTGGAATCCCTGGCAGCAGGAGCATATGCAGGATTCAAGCTGGGCGACAAGCAACATCTCATCAAGTACGAACGCAAGTGCCTGGCCAAGAATGTGCCCATCATGCTGGGTGTTCATGGTCTACATACGATCTACTCCACGCAGTTCAGTCCGGTGGTTATGCTCAGGAGTCTGGGTCTGCAACTGACGCAGAATCTGCCGCCCATCAAGAACATGTTCATGCGGGGAGCAATGGGTCAGTAGTGGTTGAACAATGGGGAAATTAAAGCTTAAGTGTTTACAGTTTTCAGAGGAATAAAGTGATTTTATATCGAGGGTTTAAAACCTACTTAATTGGCTATGTCAATGGTATTTATACTAGTTTTAGTCCTTAAGATAAGGTTGGCATTTGGGTTCAAAGGTTATGCAACTTGGATGTTGATTTCAAATGAGTTAATGAAACAGGAACCATGTACATTTACTTTTGACACAGATGAAATTCGTTGTATTATTGCTTTGGATCGAAGTCTGAAAACAAAACCTAAATGAGTTTTTTTCTCACAATAAATCCCTCTGGAAttcgtttttttgtaaaacttTAAACTCTTCAAGAATTcgttttttgttaaaattttaaactctGCTTTTTAGGAACCTTTTACAATAtaaaatcttgaaaaacattgcacaaaatatttacccaaaaagaacttaaacttaaatctaattaaatttaaatctaatttaacatttgttattttgtttggtggctttgggttttttttttggatttaagGCACTTTGTGGTATTTGGCAAAATATTACCCCTAGTATGGCATGGAATTTAGAGCTCCTGATGGCTCTTGGTCAGACTTTCGCCTAGCTTCGGTTGCTGCTGATCCACGACGCCTTCCGGCTCCACCTCATTCTGGGCGAAAACCTGCTCGCGATCGCTCTTCAGCCTAGCTTCTCCCTCATCACTCTCCGCCACATTGATTTGCTCCGAGTCTTCGGTGTCGGAAATGTAACCAGAATCCCCTGTATAGTGGATGGGATAAAGCAGAAGAGGAGCAGCACTGAGCGCCACGAGATTCCGTTTGGGAAAGGCCTCCTTCCAGGTTTCGTTGGGATGACGATTAAACATCAGTGGCAGGAACTCGTCGACGGGTATGAGTTTTTCCAGCGGCTTGGCTGCCAGCAGCTTGAGGGCACCCTCCAGAGACAGAACATAGCCCAATGTCCAGTAGGAGTAGCCGGCATGGACGAGGCTATCGGCATCCGTGACCCACGGTTCGCTCTCCTCCTTCAAGCGCTTGCGGCCAAAGTAAATGAGATCGTACTGACCCACGCTTCTGGCCTGATTCACAACCCGGACGGCATTGTGGCGGAAGTACGGCTCAAAGCGTATATCATCCTCCAGGATGAGCACCTCCTTCAAGTCCTTCCGCACCATAGTCACCCAGATGCTGTAGTGGCTGAGGAAGCAGCCAATCTCACCCATAGTCATGGCCCGATGGTGATAGGGATCCTCGTAGCCGGGCAGAAAGCCTACACCCATCTCCTGCAGTCGCTCCTCGGTTAGTTCCTTGCCATCCACAGCCTCAAAGTACTCGGCCTCGATGCCCAGCTCCTCAAAGAGCCGCTCCATCTTCTCACGCCGCTCGGGACGTCTCTTGAGGTTGATCATAAAGATGCGATCCAAAGAGAGCTTTGATTTCTCTGGTTTTTTTACCAGCTCCCTGAAGTAGTCAAGCTCGGGGGGCACAGCGCCCAGATCGGTGACCATGAGGCTTCTGATATTCACCAGCTGCTGGATATCATTATCCAAGGTATCGCCCGGCTCCAGGGGTTGCAGGATATAGCCAAAGTTTATGTCGTTGCAGATGTGTAGGGGAATCCCCGAACTATTGGCGGATATGGCAAACACTATAATGTCATCCGCTGGTCCCTCGTATAGTGGCTCCTGTCCCCTGCTCCGTTGCATCTCCAGCAGCTTGTGCCTGTCGAATGTGAGGTTTCTCGTTCCCCTATAGTTCATGTCCACCATAACAGCAGTGTGCACCATGGGCACTGGAAAGCTGCCCAGTTTCTTCGAGTGATATATCTCCTTGTACTCATCGGTGCGCTTGTAGTAGTACTCCTCCGTCATGCCGCACCAGAAATTCGAGTACAAGCTCTCCGAGAGCAGCATGGGTGCCACAATGGGTAGACGGAGACGGGTTAGCGTTTTCAAAGCCTCCTTGGAGGTGAGAAAGACATCGGCATCGAGGAAAAACACAAAGTCAGCCCAAATATCGCGAGCATAACCGAAAGCCTCCTCTTTCAGGGAGATCAACTGCTTGAAACGCGATGCCGGCCACTCGTATGGGGAGCTCTCGTTGATATAACTCAGCTCGTCCGGCTCCAAAGCGTAATTAACACCGTGATAGAGCTCACCCGTGTGCTCCAGCCACTGCTGCAGCACATCTATGCTGTCGTCATTGCTATGATCGCAGCGCAACCTGAGATGTGGCGGAATTTTAATGCTTAACTCACTGTTTGGCGTAAGCTTGAACCTTACCAAAAGGCAATCCTGTGCTTCGGGTAATCCTGCTGCTCCAGATAGCTCAGGAACATGGGCAGCGTGTGGGCCTTGTTGCGCACTAGCAAAGCTATTAGTATGGTTGGCAGCTCCCTATTATCCTCCTCGGTCTCCTCCACCGATCCCCAAATGCAAACAAAGGCGCTCGCCAGGAGCAGGCCTAAAAACACTTGTCGCTTGTTCATCGCGTCCACGTCATTTGGTTCAGTACATGGCGGGTTAAGGGGGTCAAAAATCACTATCGGAGGCAGCGGAAGCGTCCGCCCAGCGCACTAGATGCCGGAGAATCAGCGTTATCTATTAATAAATTTGGTTCTCCTTCCAGCTCCAGATGCTGAATGCAGAGCCTCTCAAACTGCAACAGCTGTTGTGGCTCTCAAATGTTGCGCGGCATTGGGAGTTATCgatttattttggtttgaacttgtTTATCgaattgtttatttaagaaatatgatttttgtttgtttttaattagatTAGTTCTctcaaatttgtatttaaagcattttgccttttctttttaaagcTGCACAGATATTAAAATctgggaaatatttaatttatgcattaAAATCCTTGAGAAACgtacaatatatataacaaaacaTTTATTGCTTCAAAAAAATGATCTCCAAGAACATCTATTCCTACGCCGTGGCTGCATGCGGTTTCGCATAGCTTGGGAAGTTCAATTGCAGGCCTTCCTTGGCCTCAAAGAACGTATAGGACAGGGTGATAGTGTCACAAAACTCCAGCGCCGGATCTGCAGTGATTTCCGGATCAATGTAGAAAAACACGGGCATATCCACCTCCTCGTGGGGGTTAAGTTGCTGCTCCTCGAAGCAAAAGCATTGGATCTTGTTGAAATAGGCACCCGCCTCAAAAGGAATCACATTGTAGGTGCTGATGCCAATTACGGGCTTGTCCGTGGGATTCCGGGCCGTATAAAAGGCCAGCGCTGTTTCTCCTGGTGCCACCTTAATCTCGTACTGTTGGGGCTTGAAGTTCCAGCGCATGGAGGAACCGATGTCGGCGTTGAAGCGGATTTTCAGCACCCGATCCTCCACCTTTGCCATGTGCTCCACCTTCTCGGCGTCATGGCCTTGGGAAGTGGTACCGCCGTAGCTATATGCCTGGCAAAAGATACTATAGAGAGGCACGGCTGCATAGCTTAGTCCAACGATGAGCACTCCGCCGGCTGTTATATAGTATAGTGTGGATTTGGATCGCAGTTTCCGGGCAGCTTCCTCGGGCGAATTTGTGGATTTCATGCGCCAAAATTGTGCAGACTTTTGTACGTTGCTTTGGTGCGGGATGGAGCTCCGGAACAGCTGCTGGCACTGCCCCCGAAGGGCGGAGAGGCTGCGTAGCATCGTCAgctatttgtttataatatttacgCACTAACTTTTAGAGATTTTCATTGACTTTCAACTTGTTTGTGTAATCTTGCAAAAGGCGTTTGGTGTGTTTCAGTGTGTACACACCAGGCGGCATCAGCTGTTCGGCAAAAATaaaccgaaaaactatcgagTGCTTTATATTCGATTTccgcaatatttttaaaaataaatgtcttgaattaaaactaaaataactccctaaatatttaaccttttaataataataattaggcAGAAAGTGGTACTCACAGGAATTCTGATAGCCGTGCTTAAAGTTCATGTAGAGAATCTCCATAAGGCAGCGGATGATCCTGTCGCGCGGCTTCAGGTGCTCCTTGAAGTGGACATAGCGAAAGACCAGCTTCAGATCATCGCAGATGGTCAGGAAAAACACCCAGATAGTGTTGGCCCTAACACTCCGGTCGGCATTCTGCTCCAACAGCTTAAAGATCTTGAGAACATGCTCGATCACATCCTCGTCGAAGACGCCATAGCTCTTGGCCCCCGGAATGGTTAGTGTGAGAAGATAGGCGCTCACAGCATTCAGGGCCAGCTGCACATTGATGTATTCGTTGAGCTTCCCCGGTGCCGCCTGCTGCACATGCTCCGGCGCAGTGACCAGGCTGACCAGGGAGTAGATGTACGAGAGATATGCATTTGCTGGCGACACACCGATGATGTTGGCCCAGTTGTCGTGGGTGTTGCTGTAGCTGGCCTGGCTATCGTTCCGCATGGAGCGTATGACTCCCGACAAATCGCGAAGTAACTGTAATTGTGCCTCCTGCTGGGAGAGATTTTGCTTGCACATGTCGAGCGCCCAGAACTTGTGCGCCCGCTGCTTCATCACATCCTCGTCAGCCTCCTCGCCGTACAGCCACTCCTCAACGTCCACCCACTGCAGTTGCGGCACATAGTTCACTTTTAAATCACTAAAAATGCTATTTAACTCGGAcatgtttacatttttggcGCATATCCCCGATAGCCACCAATCAGCTGTGGAACAATCGATAAACGATATATGGAAAAGAGCAGAAGAGCGGTTAGTTTTCAAAATTGGTACAAAATCAGGGCTGATATATTAATGCATTTACTTGGCTTATTATTATGCAATTTAGTTGTTTTTTCGTGGTTACATACGCGAACTTAGTTTCTAATTTCGCTGACAGCTAGAAATCCAGCGAGACCGTGGCATTGGAATTGCTGCTCAGGAGGCGGCCGGCACTGCAGTTATCCGGCTTGGGCGACTCCTGCAGCTCCGGCGGCAGGTGGAACTTCTCAATGATGAACTTCTTGCGCCGCAACTTGAAGGCCAGATCCGTGGTGTCCGGCATGTGGACGGCCAGCGTGTTCAGCGCCGACATCTTGTGCAAATGGAGCAGTCCACTGTACTCCTTGAAGGCCGGGTGCGTCTCCCGCTCGGAACCAGCGAAAGACTCCAGCTCGATGGCATAGTCTACCAGCTGACGGATCTTGGGCACCAGGCTGGCATCGTACTTGGCAATCAGGTGCATCGGCATGGTGATCAGACACACCGAGTTGCAGTTCCGCACGCTGGCCATCAGCAGGGTGAGGAACTTGATTAGGTCCTCGCCAAAGTTCTCATCGTACCACAGGGGCGAGCCCACCGAGGTGAGGCATACGCGGCACAGGTTCTTCTTGGTACCGGCCACAAAGCTCTCGTCgcgcagcagctgctggaTGTCGTTCAGCAGGCCACCGTATCTTGGATTGTGGAAAACCTGCGGCGGCTCCTGCTGGCTGCCATCCGTCTTTGTGCTGGTGGTGTTGGTAGCGACGCTGCtggtgttgttattgttaatgttattgttgttgttggcggcgATCCCCTCCTCCTGGGCTGAGGCCTTCTCCTCGGTAGCGGCGCCGGTTTCTTCTGCGGCGAGGGTGGGAATGGGTGGGGCATCCTCTGTGGGCTGCTGCTCCAGTGACGGGGAGCTGCTCTTGGAGAACTCCTCGGCAATGACAATGTCCGGCTCCTTGTGGCTGTCGTCCCACATGGTGGTGTTGGCATAGTACAGCATCATCGAGTCCATCTGCTCCATCAGGTTGAAGTGGTGCCCGATCTTGGCAGTGGCATGCTCGGAATTCACCAGCGGCAGATCGTTGTAGCGCCAGGCAATTCGCAATCCATTTTCGGCACCTCCACTGCCTGCCTGTTCCTCGCGCTGCTCCACCTCAGTCTCCAGATCGGTCAGCGGACGCGGCAGGCGGCGCAGCATCTCCGCCGGGATGTCATCGAGGCTGCCCAGAAAGATCTCATGCT
It contains:
- the Coq6 gene encoding ubiquinone biosynthesis monooxygenase COQ6, mitochondrial, with amino-acid sequence MLSFLRIQGAVASAGQLRILATKTASNVTSSRRCESTKSPATEHFDIIIGGGGLVGTTLAAALARNATLADKRVLLLEGAPEFKGFDPAGAYQNRVSAINSNSIELFKSIDAWPHIEGARYKPVKQMQVWESNTEALIQFQHDNFASDVACIIENDLILDAVYARVKEATNVEILNKARIQSVRLPKDNSAALSELQLQDGRSFSCDLLIGADGANSVVRKEMNVDVFSLNYNRMGLVATLELGEDACDNSVAWQRFLPNGPVALLPLTDRLSSLVWSTTNEQAKKLQSLPADEFVDALNEAFCRQYPRVELADKAVQALNSLFGHNSSQHQVQYPPRVIGVQDKSRATFPLGFLHASSYVCSGAALVGDAAHRVHPLAGQGVNLGFSDVRILVESLAAGAYAGFKLGDKQHLIKYERKCLAKNVPIMLGVHGLHTIYSTQFSPVVMLRSLGLQLTQNLPPIKNMFMRGAMGQ
- the LOC108081387 gene encoding glycosyltransferase 25 family member, with translation MNKRQVFLGLLLASAFVCIWGSVEETEEDNRELPTILIALLVRNKAHTLPMFLSYLEQQDYPKHRIAFWLRCDHSNDDSIDVLQQWLEHTGELYHGVNYALEPDELSYINESSPYEWPASRFKQLISLKEEAFGYARDIWADFVFFLDADVFLTSKEALKTLTRLRLPIVAPMLLSESLYSNFWCGMTEEYYYKRTDEYKEIYHSKKLGSFPVPMVHTAVMVDMNYRGTRNLTFDRHKLLEMQRSRGQEPLYEGPADDIIVFAISANSSGIPLHICNDINFGYILQPLEPGDTLDNDIQQLVNIRSLMVTDLGAVPPELDYFRELVKKPEKSKLSLDRIFMINLKRRPERREKMERLFEELGIEAEYFEAVDGKELTEERLQEMGVGFLPGYEDPYHHRAMTMGEIGCFLSHYSIWVTMVRKDLKEVLILEDDIRFEPYFRHNAVRVVNQARSVGQYDLIYFGRKRLKEESEPWVTDADSLVHAGYSYWTLGYVLSLEGALKLLAAKPLEKLIPVDEFLPLMFNRHPNETWKEAFPKRNLVALSAAPLLLYPIHYTGDSGYISDTEDSEQINVAESDEGEARLKSDREQVFAQNEVEPEGVVDQQQPKLGESLTKSHQEL
- the Cox11 gene encoding cytochrome c oxidase assembly protein COX11, mitochondrial encodes the protein MLRSLSALRGQCQQLFRSSIPHQSNVQKSAQFWRMKSTNSPEEAARKLRSKSTLYYITAGGVLIVGLSYAAVPLYSIFCQAYSYGGTTSQGHDAEKVEHMAKVEDRVLKIRFNADIGSSMRWNFKPQQYEIKVAPGETALAFYTARNPTDKPVIGISTYNVIPFEAGAYFNKIQCFCFEEQQLNPHEEVDMPVFFYIDPEITADPALEFCDTITLSYTFFEAKEGLQLNFPSYAKPHAATA
- the Elp4 gene encoding elongator complex protein 4 → MTSFRKRTVQKPIRGTRTSPHTAQVITSSGNPYLDVVIGGGLPMGSICLVEEDRFMTHAKVLAKYFLAEGVLSKHEIFLGSLDDIPAEMLRRLPRPLTDLETEVEQREEQAGSGGAENGLRIAWRYNDLPLVNSEHATAKIGHHFNLMEQMDSMMLYYANTTMWDDSHKEPDIVIAEEFSKSSSPSLEQQPTEDAPPIPTLAAEETGAATEEKASAQEEGIAANNNNNINNNNTSSVATNTTSTKTDGSQQEPPQVFHNPRYGGLLNDIQQLLRDESFVAGTKKNLCRVCLTSVGSPLWYDENFGEDLIKFLTLLMASVRNCNSVCLITMPMHLIAKYDASLVPKIRQLVDYAIELESFAGSERETHPAFKEYSGLLHLHKMSALNTLAVHMPDTTDLAFKLRRKKFIIEKFHLPPELQESPKPDNCSAGRLLSSNSNATVSLDF